One genomic window of Hyperolius riggenbachi isolate aHypRig1 chromosome 7, aHypRig1.pri, whole genome shotgun sequence includes the following:
- the LOC137524347 gene encoding sesquipedalian-1-like isoform X1 — MRGPRASMKLDTSSRLACSPAQKEGYLLKKGSRHASYHRRWFLLCGNLLLYWERQGDPQPLGLIVLEGSTVTLRNSKMEYAFSICSVSRVYKMAAESRRDLELWVKALLSANLGYTKALLGELHGQYLGLTQGHAEPLPKKPGDSTPEEPEWRANFEILHRWLGEDILALRDTNLIEF, encoded by the exons ATGAGAGGTCCTAG GGCCTCAATGAAGCTGGATACCAGTTCTCGGCTGGCTTGTTCCCCGGCACAGAAGGAAGGCTATCTGCTGAAGAAAGGGAGCCGACATGCTTCTTATCACCGGCGCTGGTTCCTGCTTTGTGGAAACTTACTCTTGTACTGGGAGAGGCAGGGAGATCCGCAGCCCCTCGGTCTGATAGTGCTAGAAGGGAGCACGGTCACTCTGAGGAACTCCAAAATGGAATACGCCTTCTCCATTTGCTCGGTGTCTCGTGTATATAAAATGGCTGCCGAGAGCCGGAGGGACCTGGAGTTATGGGTGAAGGCCTTGCTCAGTGCCAATCTTGGATACACAAAGGCTCTGCTCGGGGAACTGCATGGGCAGTATCTGGGACTCACACAAGGCCACGCTGAACCGCTACCCAAAAAGCCAGGAGACTCCACCCCTGAGGAACCAGAGTGGAGAGCAAACTTTGAGATTTTACATCGATGGTTGGGCGAGGACATCCTGGCGCTGAGGGACACCAATCTCATTGAATTCTGA
- the LOC137524347 gene encoding sesquipedalian-1-like isoform X2, with protein sequence MKLDTSSRLACSPAQKEGYLLKKGSRHASYHRRWFLLCGNLLLYWERQGDPQPLGLIVLEGSTVTLRNSKMEYAFSICSVSRVYKMAAESRRDLELWVKALLSANLGYTKALLGELHGQYLGLTQGHAEPLPKKPGDSTPEEPEWRANFEILHRWLGEDILALRDTNLIEF encoded by the coding sequence ATGAAGCTGGATACCAGTTCTCGGCTGGCTTGTTCCCCGGCACAGAAGGAAGGCTATCTGCTGAAGAAAGGGAGCCGACATGCTTCTTATCACCGGCGCTGGTTCCTGCTTTGTGGAAACTTACTCTTGTACTGGGAGAGGCAGGGAGATCCGCAGCCCCTCGGTCTGATAGTGCTAGAAGGGAGCACGGTCACTCTGAGGAACTCCAAAATGGAATACGCCTTCTCCATTTGCTCGGTGTCTCGTGTATATAAAATGGCTGCCGAGAGCCGGAGGGACCTGGAGTTATGGGTGAAGGCCTTGCTCAGTGCCAATCTTGGATACACAAAGGCTCTGCTCGGGGAACTGCATGGGCAGTATCTGGGACTCACACAAGGCCACGCTGAACCGCTACCCAAAAAGCCAGGAGACTCCACCCCTGAGGAACCAGAGTGGAGAGCAAACTTTGAGATTTTACATCGATGGTTGGGCGAGGACATCCTGGCGCTGAGGGACACCAATCTCATTGAATTCTGA